Proteins co-encoded in one Artemia franciscana chromosome 10, ASM3288406v1, whole genome shotgun sequence genomic window:
- the LOC136032160 gene encoding NADH dehydrogenase [ubiquinone] 1 beta subcomplex subunit 3-like translates to MGGGNHGEFKIPDWRQYKVENAPELVQLQRALASQGLKDPWIRNEVWRYERKPGFKTPLQQASFLFFRGFKYGLALTVLTIAYDQVSKLTKSPVDHGHGHH, encoded by the exons ATGGGAGGAGGCAATCATGGTGAATTCAAGATTCCCGATTGGAGGCAATACAAGGTAGAAAATGCGCCTGAACTTGTCCAGCTTCAACGCGCCCTGGCTTCCCAAGGACTTAAAGACCCTTGGATTAG GAATGAAGTTTGGAGATATGAAAGAAAACCAGGATTCAAAACCCCACTTCAGCAGGCATCGTTTCTCTTTTTTCGAGGATTCAAATATGGACTTGCTTTAACAGTTCTTACAATCGCCTATGACCAAGTTTCAAAGCTTACAAAAAGCCCTGTTGATCATGGCCATGGTCATCATTAG